A genomic window from Indicator indicator isolate 239-I01 chromosome 10, UM_Iind_1.1, whole genome shotgun sequence includes:
- the IER5 gene encoding immediate early response gene 5 protein — MEFKLEAHRIVSISLGKIYSARGQRGGLKLHKNLLVSLVLRTARQVYLSEPGFPPEPPPTACGPPEEESPSPPCTTATTSAWAAGELLPPPPPPPPQDEAVRGGPLLPGANCEGPRPRRCCCGCSCHCAAAAAGEASRATTVVVGAAASPMSHCARKRSAGERGQAGSPVKKPRREVEEGPPPDDQEDMETGNVASLISIFGSSFSGLLSKEPKGRRRAPFGRGEAAGTGTGPPTETASESGQICYDEPVLRTLNPWSTAIVAF, encoded by the coding sequence ATGGAGTTCAAGCTGGAGGCTCACCGCATCGTCAGCATCTCGCTGGGCAAGATCTACAGCGCACGGGGCCAGCGCGGTGGCCTTAAGCTCCACAAGAACCTACTGGTGTCGTTGGTGCTGCGCACCGCTCGCCAAGTCTACCTGAGTGAGCCGGGCTTCCCGCCCGAGCCGCCCCCTACCGCCTGCGGGCCCCCCGAAGAGGAGTCGCCATCGCCACCCTGCACCACCGCCACCACCAGCGCCTGGGCGGCCGGTGAGTtactgccgccgccgccgcccccgccCCCGCAGGATGAAGCAGTTAGGGGCGGCCCTCTGCTGCCCGGTGCGAACTGCGAAGGCCCCCGTCCGCGGCGCTGTTGCTGCGGTTGTAGCTGCCActgcgcggcggcggcggccggtGAGGCCAGCAGAGCCACTACCGTCGTGGTGGGGGCCGCGGCGTCTCCAATGTCACACTGCGCTCGGAAGCGGAGCGCCGGCGAGCGGGGCCAGGCCGGCTCCCCGGTGAAGAAGCCCCGtcgagaggtggaggaggggcCGCCGCCAGACGACCAAGAGGACATGGAGACGGGCAACGTGGCCAGCCTCATCAGCATCTTCGGCTCCAGCTTCTCGGGACTGCTTAGTAAGGAGCCCAAGGGTCGGCGGCGGGCACCTTTCGGCAGAGGCGAAGCGGCGGGGACGGGGACAGGGCCACCCACCGAGACAGCGTCCGAATCGGGACAGATCTGCTACGACGAGCCGGTGCTGCGGACCCTCAACCCGTGGAGCACGGCCATTGTGGCCTTTTGA